TAGCACCTGTTGCTGCATATTTGACTGAAGCATTGGGTCAAGACGTTCAATTAGTGACGGACTATCTCGATGGAGTTGACGTTACAGCAGGTCAAGTGGTACTCCTTGAAAACTGCCGTTTTAACGCAGGTGAAAAGAAAAACAACCCAGAACTTGCAGCAAAATATGCGGCGCTTTGTGATGTATTTGTAATGGATGCATTTGGTACAGCGCACCGTGCAGAAGCATCAACTGAAGGTGTAGCACGTTTAGCAAAAGTTGCAGCAGCAGGTCCACTCCTTGCAGCTGAACTTGATGCTTTAGGTCGCGCATTACAAACACCTGAAAAGCCAATGGTTGCGATTGTTGCGGGTTCTAAAGTATCGACTAAGTTGGATGTGTTGACATCACTTTCTGATATTTGCGATCAGTTGATTGTGGGTGGCGGGATTGCTAATACATTCTTGGCAGCAGCAGGCTTCAATGTTGGTAAATCATTGTGTGAAAATGATTTGATTGACACCGCAAAAGCAATTGCTGCAAAAGTTTCTGTACCGCTTCCAACGGATGTTGTCGTGTCGGATGCTTCTGAAATTGATTTTGCAGACTTCTTAGGCTCATTGGCTGCGGCAAAAGCTGTCGTGAAAAAAGTTGAAGATGTGAATGACAATGACATGATTTTGGATGTAGGCCCAGAAACAGCAAAAGCATTTGCTGACATTCTAAAAACGTCAAAAACGATTCTGTGGAATGGTCCAGTGGGCGTATTTGAAGTTGATCAATTTGGCGAAGGCACTAAAACATTGTCTTTAGCGATTGCAGAGTCGGCTGGCTTCTCGATTGCGGGTGGCGGTGACACTTTAGCTGCGATTGATAAATACGAAGTTGCAGACAAAATTGGTTATATCTCAACTGGCGGTGGTGCTTTCCTTGAGTTTGTCGAAGGCAAAACACTTCCAGCAGTTGCAGCGCTGATTGAGCGTGCACAATAATTATTGTGTGCTCATGTTGTTGTAAAAAGGTTGACTTCGGTCAACCTTTTTTTATGAGCTTAACAAATCTATTCATCATTCAGTCATGAAAATGAAATAATGCTGAAATAAAATACAGGGCATTAAATCATCTGTTCTAGGAAAACATTATGAATTTAAAAATGACCCTTGCTGCACTTTTGTTAGCACCATTGGCACTGACTGCTTGTAAGAAAAACGAAGCACCAGAGCAAACTGCTGCAGCATCTGA
This DNA window, taken from Acinetobacter sp. WCHA55, encodes the following:
- a CDS encoding phosphoglycerate kinase encodes the protein MNFQRMTDLDLTGKRVLIREDLNVPVKNGVITSDARLRAALPTIKAALAQGAAVMVYSHLGRPVEGEPKQEQSLAPVAAYLTEALGQDVQLVTDYLDGVDVTAGQVVLLENCRFNAGEKKNNPELAAKYAALCDVFVMDAFGTAHRAEASTEGVARLAKVAAAGPLLAAELDALGRALQTPEKPMVAIVAGSKVSTKLDVLTSLSDICDQLIVGGGIANTFLAAAGFNVGKSLCENDLIDTAKAIAAKVSVPLPTDVVVSDASEIDFADFLGSLAAAKAVVKKVEDVNDNDMILDVGPETAKAFADILKTSKTILWNGPVGVFEVDQFGEGTKTLSLAIAESAGFSIAGGGDTLAAIDKYEVADKIGYISTGGGAFLEFVEGKTLPAVAALIERAQ